The following proteins come from a genomic window of Kitasatospora sp. NBC_01246:
- a CDS encoding metallophosphoesterase — MIVLVVIGVLAVLAVLALAHWYLWRRLVRDVSAPGGRWRRAGTVLAVVLPLLSLGALVGGRGLPMSVERWLAWPGYLWLAVLLYLLMAVAVGEALRPLLLRLPRPRAVTPPEPVAAPAAVDGDGAGPAAAEPVPTTAPSPGRRLFVARTLAIGASGAAAAVVGTGTYGVLRGPRLKQVTVPLAKLPARAHGYRIAVVSDIHLGPILGREHTRRIVDTINGAQPDLIAIVGDLVDGSVAELGRAAEPLAQLRARDGAYFVTGNHEYFSGAAPWVDFVRELGVHPLQNARVELAGFDLAGVNDIAGRTEGDGPDFDKALGDRDRARTSVLLSHQPVTIHDAVRHGVDLQLSGHTHGGQLWPGNYLAELANPTVAGLERYGDTQLYVTRGAGAWGPPVRVGAPSDITIVTLASLRA; from the coding sequence ATGATCGTCCTCGTGGTGATCGGCGTCCTCGCCGTCCTGGCCGTGCTGGCCCTCGCGCACTGGTACCTCTGGCGGCGCCTGGTGCGCGACGTCTCCGCTCCCGGCGGTCGGTGGCGCCGGGCGGGCACCGTGCTGGCCGTCGTGCTGCCGCTGCTCTCGCTGGGCGCGCTGGTCGGCGGGCGGGGGTTGCCGATGTCCGTCGAGCGCTGGCTGGCCTGGCCGGGCTACCTCTGGCTGGCGGTGCTGCTCTACCTGCTGATGGCGGTGGCGGTCGGCGAGGCCCTCCGCCCGCTGCTGCTCCGGCTGCCGCGTCCGCGGGCGGTGACCCCGCCGGAGCCGGTGGCCGCCCCCGCGGCGGTGGACGGCGACGGAGCCGGGCCGGCGGCCGCCGAGCCGGTGCCGACCACCGCGCCCTCGCCCGGGCGCCGGCTCTTCGTCGCCCGGACGCTCGCGATCGGCGCCTCCGGCGCGGCGGCCGCCGTGGTCGGCACCGGCACCTACGGGGTGCTGCGGGGGCCGCGTCTGAAGCAGGTCACCGTGCCGCTGGCGAAGCTGCCCGCGCGGGCGCACGGCTACCGGATCGCCGTGGTCAGCGACATCCACCTGGGCCCGATCCTCGGGCGTGAGCACACCCGGCGGATCGTCGACACGATCAACGGCGCGCAGCCCGACCTGATCGCGATCGTCGGTGACCTGGTGGACGGCTCGGTCGCCGAACTCGGGCGTGCGGCGGAGCCGCTGGCGCAGCTGCGGGCGCGGGACGGCGCGTACTTCGTCACCGGCAACCACGAGTACTTCTCCGGCGCGGCCCCCTGGGTGGACTTCGTCCGCGAGCTGGGTGTCCACCCGCTGCAGAACGCCCGGGTGGAGCTCGCCGGGTTCGACCTGGCCGGGGTCAACGACATCGCCGGGCGCACCGAGGGCGACGGCCCGGACTTCGACAAGGCGCTCGGCGACCGCGACCGGGCCCGCACCTCGGTGCTGCTCTCGCACCAGCCGGTCACCATCCACGACGCCGTCCGGCACGGCGTCGACCTCCAGCTCTCCGGCCACACCCACGGCGGCCAGCTCTGGCCGGGCAACTACCTGGCCGAACTGGCCAACCCGACCGTCGCCGGCCTGGAACGGTACGGCGACACCCAGCTGTACGTGACCCGCGGGGCCGGGGCATGGGGCCCGCCGGTCCGGGTCGGCGCGCCGTCCGACATCACCATCGTCACGCTGGCCTCGCTCCGGGCCTGA
- a CDS encoding amino acid permease: MSAETTTSAGSPPADAAPQQQKQLQHGQGADGHLKAGLKNRHLSMIAIGGVIGAGLFVGSGAGIAATGPGILLSYTLAGVLVVLVMRMLGEMAAADPQSGSFSAYADRALGRWAGFSIGWLYWFFWVVVLAVEATAGAKILNNWVPGVPQWAFALIVMAVLTATNLFSVASYGEFEFWFAGIKVVAIAAFLVIGTLAAFGLLPGTHAVGTENLTGHGGFLPHGVGAVFTGMLTVVFAFMGSEIVTLAAGESEDPEKAVSKATNSVIWRIGIFYLGSILLVVTLLPWDSAAVKGSPYVAVLEHVGIPGAGQVMDVIVLTAVLSCLNSGMYTASRMAFSLGQRGDAPKAFASVTSRGVPRIAILVSVVFGFVAVFFNYTSPDTVFSFLLNSSGAVALFVWLVICFSQLRMRKIIERETPERLTVRMWLYPYLTWTAIGMIGFVMAYMFTDADGRKQMYLSLVAAAIVLTASAVVGRRRRAAAVTPAA; this comes from the coding sequence ATGAGTGCGGAAACCACCACCTCGGCCGGCTCGCCGCCGGCCGATGCCGCTCCGCAGCAGCAGAAGCAGCTCCAGCACGGTCAGGGCGCCGACGGGCACCTGAAGGCCGGGCTCAAGAACCGCCACCTGTCGATGATCGCGATCGGCGGCGTGATCGGCGCCGGCCTGTTCGTGGGCTCCGGCGCGGGCATCGCGGCCACCGGCCCCGGCATCCTGCTCTCCTACACCCTCGCCGGCGTGCTGGTCGTCCTGGTCATGCGGATGCTCGGTGAGATGGCGGCGGCCGACCCGCAGAGCGGATCGTTCTCGGCCTACGCCGACCGGGCGCTCGGCCGCTGGGCCGGCTTCTCGATCGGCTGGCTGTACTGGTTCTTCTGGGTCGTGGTGCTGGCCGTCGAGGCCACCGCCGGGGCGAAGATCCTCAACAACTGGGTGCCCGGCGTGCCGCAGTGGGCGTTCGCACTGATCGTGATGGCGGTGCTGACCGCCACCAACCTCTTCTCGGTGGCCTCCTACGGCGAGTTCGAGTTCTGGTTCGCCGGCATCAAGGTGGTGGCGATCGCCGCCTTCCTGGTGATCGGCACGCTCGCCGCGTTCGGGCTGCTGCCCGGCACCCACGCGGTCGGCACGGAGAACCTGACCGGCCACGGCGGCTTCCTCCCGCACGGTGTGGGCGCGGTCTTCACCGGCATGCTCACCGTGGTCTTCGCCTTCATGGGCAGCGAGATCGTCACCCTGGCCGCCGGCGAGTCGGAGGACCCGGAGAAGGCGGTCAGCAAGGCCACCAACAGTGTGATCTGGCGCATCGGCATCTTCTACCTGGGCTCGATCCTGCTGGTCGTGACCCTGCTCCCGTGGGACTCGGCGGCCGTCAAGGGCAGCCCCTACGTCGCCGTGCTGGAGCACGTCGGCATCCCGGGCGCCGGCCAGGTGATGGACGTGATCGTGCTGACCGCCGTGCTCTCCTGCCTCAACTCGGGGATGTACACCGCCTCCCGGATGGCCTTCTCGCTGGGCCAGCGCGGCGACGCCCCCAAGGCCTTCGCCTCGGTGACCAGCCGCGGCGTGCCGCGGATCGCGATCCTCGTCTCGGTGGTCTTCGGCTTCGTGGCGGTGTTCTTCAACTACACCTCCCCCGACACCGTCTTCTCCTTCCTGCTCAACTCCTCCGGCGCGGTGGCGCTCTTCGTCTGGCTCGTGATCTGCTTCTCCCAGTTGAGGATGCGCAAGATCATCGAGCGCGAGACGCCCGAGCGCCTGACCGTCCGGATGTGGCTGTACCCCTACCTCACCTGGACCGCGATCGGCATGATCGGCTTCGTGATGGCGTACATGTTCACCGACGCCGACGGGCGGAAGCAGATGTACCTGTCGCTGGTCGCCGCAGCCATCGTGCTGACGGCATCGGCCGTGGTGGGCCGCAGGCGACGGGCTGCGGCAGTGACGCCGGCTGCCTGA
- a CDS encoding EI24 domain-containing protein produces MRDLAAGLGYLAKGQKWVGRHGRWWGFGMLPALITLVGYVVALVFLGGWSEELAEWATPFADGWGSPWQGLLRTALAAIVFGGGLLISVITFTAVTLLVGQPFYESLCEKVDETEGGAPTPPNVPLWRELAVSARDSLYVLVRVAGFGVLLFACGFIPVVGQTLVPVAGFLVSGFFLTVELTAVALQRRGVPQRERIRLLRSRLGLAFGFGVPLILGFLVPLVTVLAMPGAVAGATLLARDLVPVEDAEDEPDEQDRQDRQGQADDAGGAPGVPGVPGYGPGYGEQRPVPGNPYATGPEPVRPYGGPNPYSSR; encoded by the coding sequence ATGCGAGATCTTGCAGCGGGGTTGGGGTACCTGGCCAAGGGCCAGAAGTGGGTGGGCCGGCACGGCCGCTGGTGGGGCTTCGGGATGCTGCCCGCGCTGATCACCCTGGTCGGGTACGTGGTGGCGCTGGTGTTCCTCGGCGGCTGGTCGGAGGAGCTCGCCGAGTGGGCCACCCCGTTCGCCGACGGCTGGGGCTCGCCCTGGCAGGGCCTGCTGCGCACCGCCCTCGCCGCGATCGTCTTCGGCGGCGGGCTGCTGATCTCCGTCATCACCTTCACCGCCGTCACGCTGCTGGTCGGCCAGCCGTTCTACGAGTCGCTCTGCGAGAAGGTCGACGAGACCGAGGGCGGCGCGCCCACCCCGCCGAACGTGCCGCTCTGGCGCGAGCTGGCCGTCTCGGCGCGGGACAGCCTCTACGTGCTGGTCCGGGTGGCCGGGTTCGGCGTCCTGCTGTTCGCCTGCGGGTTCATCCCGGTGGTCGGGCAGACGCTGGTGCCGGTGGCCGGGTTCCTGGTGTCCGGCTTCTTCCTCACCGTCGAGCTGACGGCGGTGGCCCTGCAGCGCCGCGGCGTGCCGCAGCGCGAGCGGATCCGGCTGCTGCGCTCCCGGCTCGGGCTGGCCTTCGGCTTCGGCGTGCCGCTGATCCTGGGCTTCCTCGTCCCGTTGGTGACCGTCCTCGCGATGCCCGGCGCGGTGGCCGGTGCCACCCTGCTGGCGCGCGACCTGGTGCCGGTGGAGGACGCCGAGGACGAGCCGGACGAGCAGGACCGGCAGGACCGGCAGGGCCAGGCGGACGACGCGGGCGGGGCACCCGGGGTGCCCGGGGTGCCCGGGTACGGGCCCGGGTACGGCGAGCAGCGACCGGTGCCGGGGAACCCGTACGCGACGGGCCCGGAGCCGGTCCGGCCGTACGGGGGGCCGAACCCGTACTCCTCCCGCTGA
- a CDS encoding transglycosylase SLT domain-containing protein: MQLSHARRNSLITGITTLVVAGAATAALAVPQSGGSVAEAAAPVAGVSVDGQPVAAQADPAAADAAAAAAAQAQAQAQAQAEADAAAQAQAAAQAQAEAKAQADAKAKADAEAAASRSQERAALNAKPTYSGSAREIAAQIVPAGQLQCFSNIVSHESSWNHLAVNASSGAYGLVQALPGSKMASAGADWRTNPATQIKWGLDYMNSRYGSPCGAWSFWQSHHWY; the protein is encoded by the coding sequence ATGCAGCTCAGCCATGCCCGCCGCAACTCGCTGATCACCGGTATCACCACCCTCGTGGTGGCGGGTGCGGCCACCGCCGCCCTCGCCGTCCCGCAGAGCGGCGGCAGCGTCGCCGAGGCGGCCGCCCCGGTGGCCGGTGTCTCCGTGGACGGGCAGCCGGTGGCCGCCCAGGCCGACCCGGCCGCGGCCGACGCCGCTGCTGCGGCCGCTGCCCAGGCGCAGGCGCAGGCCCAGGCACAGGCCGAGGCGGACGCCGCCGCGCAGGCCCAGGCCGCCGCGCAGGCCCAGGCCGAGGCGAAGGCGCAGGCGGACGCCAAGGCCAAGGCCGACGCGGAGGCCGCCGCCTCCCGCTCGCAGGAGCGCGCCGCGCTCAACGCCAAGCCCACCTACTCCGGCAGCGCCCGTGAGATCGCCGCCCAGATCGTCCCGGCCGGCCAGCTGCAGTGCTTCAGCAACATCGTGTCCCACGAGAGCAGCTGGAACCACCTCGCCGTCAACGCCTCCTCCGGCGCCTACGGCCTGGTCCAGGCGCTCCCCGGCTCCAAGATGGCCTCGGCCGGCGCCGACTGGCGCACCAACCCCGCCACCCAGATCAAGTGGGGCCTGGACTACATGAACTCCCGGTACGGCAGCCCCTGCGGCGCCTGGTCCTTCTGGCAGAGCCACCACTGGTACTGA
- a CDS encoding glycosyltransferase family 2 protein has protein sequence MPSPLISVVLPAYDQQKQLAECLDSLLAQSFRDFEVILVADRSPETPADLADAYAARHPQVSALHLNASVGVGVSRDAGAARATGEYLLFLDADHLLPRDGLRSLADRLEQTGPVDVLLFGHTRRHGGRDWPGGAEAVLAEAGPEVTGPAARPELLGAPALIWDRLLRRDFWQGRALAFPDGRYEEIPAVHRAMLTAGRIAVLPRACVQLRRRETVHPAGSPGSSQFDIFDQYERSFALLDEVAAWQPELEAVRDALFTRMVRHYLFVFDLAGCVARAERPQFFHRAAEHHRRFQPAGHRRPGGREGVKFSLLAGGAYPAFEMAKLSHIAKGTLTGSARRRASA, from the coding sequence ATGCCCTCTCCCCTGATCAGCGTCGTGCTCCCCGCCTACGACCAGCAGAAACAGCTGGCGGAATGCCTCGACTCGCTCCTTGCGCAGTCCTTCCGCGACTTCGAGGTCATCCTGGTCGCGGACCGTTCCCCCGAGACCCCGGCCGACCTCGCCGACGCGTACGCGGCGCGGCACCCGCAGGTCTCGGCGCTGCACCTCAACGCCTCCGTCGGCGTGGGCGTCAGCCGGGACGCGGGCGCCGCCCGGGCGACCGGCGAGTACCTGCTCTTCCTCGACGCCGACCACCTGCTCCCCCGGGACGGCCTGCGCTCGCTCGCCGACCGGCTGGAGCAGACCGGCCCGGTGGACGTGCTGCTGTTCGGGCACACCCGGCGGCACGGCGGGCGCGACTGGCCGGGCGGCGCGGAGGCGGTGCTGGCCGAGGCCGGGCCCGAGGTCACCGGGCCGGCCGCCCGTCCCGAGCTGCTCGGCGCGCCCGCGCTGATCTGGGACCGGCTGCTACGGCGCGACTTCTGGCAGGGCCGCGCGCTCGCCTTCCCGGACGGCCGCTACGAGGAGATCCCGGCCGTGCACCGGGCCATGCTGACCGCCGGACGGATCGCCGTGCTGCCGCGCGCCTGCGTCCAGCTGCGGCGGCGGGAGACCGTCCACCCGGCCGGCTCGCCCGGCAGCAGCCAGTTCGACATCTTCGACCAGTACGAGCGCAGCTTCGCCCTGCTGGACGAGGTGGCGGCCTGGCAGCCGGAGCTGGAGGCCGTCCGCGACGCCCTGTTCACCCGGATGGTCCGGCACTACCTGTTCGTGTTCGACCTGGCCGGGTGCGTGGCGCGGGCCGAGCGGCCCCAGTTCTTCCACCGCGCCGCCGAGCACCACCGCCGCTTCCAGCCGGCCGGGCACCGGCGGCCCGGCGGGCGCGAGGGCGTGAAGTTCTCGCTACTGGCCGGCGGCGCCTACCCGGCCTTCGAGATGGCCAAGCTCTCGCACATCGCCAAGGGCACCCTCACCGGCTCGGCCCGCCGCCGGGCCTCGGCCTGA
- a CDS encoding FAD-binding and (Fe-S)-binding domain-containing protein: protein MSRPSAAPGADLARELAATLRGDVRFGAAERTVYSHDASNYRHLPLGVVKPADLDDVRTAVALCRQYGVPVVPRGAGTSIGGQAIGPGAVVLDFRRHLGAVHGVDPERRTARVEPGAVLDHLQRAARPHGLRFGPDPSTHSRCTLGGMIGNDSCGAHSVLWGRTSDNVESLDLLLADGTELTVGGPLGPAERTALRALPGRAGRLHRDLQDFTDRNLAVIRQGMPDLPRRTSGYPLDALLPERGHHLARALTGTEGTCALLLGATVRLVEDPPARALVVAGYPDETAAADAVPALLPLRPLTVEGMAADLIAALLAAGPRPPALDRLPEGACWLFLETAGATPAEALDAARRLADAVRRERSATTSVVTDPGEQRQLWGVREAGAGIVTRLPDGGEAWPGWEDSAVPPERLGDYLRDLRALLRRHHLRGVPYGHFGEGCVHLRIDFPLTAPHGPAVFREFLEQAADLAVSYGGSLSGEHGDGQARAELLPRMYPPGIIALFGEFKRIWDADNLLNPGALVDPRPLDADLRLAGPVRALPLALPYAQDDGSLAKAVHRCVGVAKCVDPETGVMCPSYMATGEERHSTRGRARLLAEMLRGAEGAIPDGWRSPEVREALDLCLGCKGCAGDCPVHVDMATYRTEFLYQHYRHRPRPLSHYSMGWLPLWLRAVALAPGAANLIARSAAAGPLKRLGGVDRRRPVPVFPPETFTRWYRRHRATHPAQAGARPVLLWPDTFSDHLQPNVLRAAVEVLSHLGFDVRLPDGPVCCGLTWYSSGQLGTARRVMRRSLRALAATGLPADTPVVGLDPSCTATLREDLPRLLGADGRPLAERTRTFAEFIDQYAPDAPLPRLPLDAVTQTHCHQHAVLGTAADRRVEARTGLRNRVLDSGCCGLAGSFGFERGHFEVSVTIAERVLLPELRAAAPDTVVLADGFSCRTQIAHLAEGRQALHLAELLQRGLREQR from the coding sequence GTGAGCCGACCGTCCGCCGCCCCCGGCGCCGACCTCGCCCGGGAGCTCGCCGCGACCCTGCGCGGCGACGTCCGCTTCGGCGCCGCCGAGCGCACCGTCTACAGCCACGACGCGTCCAACTACCGCCACCTGCCGCTCGGCGTGGTCAAGCCGGCCGACCTCGACGACGTCCGGACGGCCGTCGCGCTCTGCCGGCAGTACGGCGTACCGGTGGTGCCGCGCGGGGCCGGCACCAGCATCGGCGGGCAGGCGATCGGCCCGGGCGCGGTCGTCCTGGACTTCCGGCGCCACCTGGGCGCGGTGCACGGCGTGGACCCGGAACGCCGCACCGCCCGGGTCGAGCCGGGCGCCGTGCTGGACCACCTCCAGCGGGCCGCCCGCCCGCACGGCCTGCGCTTCGGGCCGGACCCGTCCACGCACAGCCGGTGCACCCTCGGCGGCATGATCGGCAACGACTCCTGCGGCGCCCACTCCGTCCTCTGGGGGCGCACCTCCGACAACGTCGAGTCCCTCGACCTGCTGCTCGCCGACGGCACCGAACTCACCGTCGGCGGCCCGCTCGGGCCCGCCGAACGCACGGCGCTGCGCGCCCTGCCCGGGCGCGCGGGCCGACTCCACCGCGACCTCCAGGACTTCACCGACCGCAACCTCGCCGTGATCCGCCAGGGCATGCCGGACCTGCCGCGCCGCACCTCCGGCTACCCGCTGGACGCCCTGCTCCCCGAACGCGGCCACCACCTCGCCCGGGCCCTCACCGGCACCGAGGGCACCTGCGCGCTGCTGCTCGGCGCCACCGTCCGACTGGTCGAGGACCCGCCCGCCCGCGCCCTGGTGGTGGCCGGCTACCCGGACGAGACGGCCGCCGCCGACGCGGTCCCCGCCCTGCTGCCGCTGCGCCCGCTGACCGTCGAGGGCATGGCCGCCGACCTGATCGCCGCGCTGCTCGCCGCCGGACCGCGGCCGCCCGCACTGGACCGGCTGCCCGAGGGCGCCTGCTGGCTCTTCCTGGAGACCGCCGGCGCGACCCCCGCCGAGGCCCTCGACGCGGCCCGGCGGCTCGCCGACGCCGTCCGCCGGGAGCGCTCCGCCACCACCTCCGTCGTCACCGACCCCGGCGAGCAGCGCCAGCTCTGGGGCGTGCGCGAGGCCGGCGCGGGGATCGTCACCCGGCTGCCCGACGGCGGCGAGGCCTGGCCCGGCTGGGAGGACTCGGCCGTCCCGCCGGAGCGGCTCGGCGACTACCTGCGCGACCTGCGGGCGCTGCTGCGCCGCCACCACCTGCGCGGCGTCCCGTACGGGCACTTCGGCGAGGGCTGCGTCCACCTGCGGATCGACTTCCCGCTCACCGCGCCGCACGGGCCGGCGGTGTTCCGGGAGTTCCTGGAGCAGGCCGCCGACCTCGCGGTCTCGTACGGCGGTTCGCTCTCCGGTGAGCACGGCGACGGGCAGGCCCGCGCCGAGCTGCTGCCCCGGATGTACCCGCCCGGGATCATCGCGCTCTTCGGCGAGTTCAAGCGGATCTGGGACGCCGACAACCTGCTCAACCCGGGTGCCCTGGTGGACCCGCGCCCGCTCGACGCCGACCTGCGGCTGGCCGGGCCGGTACGCGCGCTCCCGCTCGCCCTCCCGTACGCGCAGGACGACGGCAGCCTCGCCAAAGCCGTGCACCGCTGCGTCGGGGTGGCCAAGTGCGTGGACCCCGAGACCGGGGTGATGTGCCCGAGCTACATGGCCACCGGCGAGGAGCGCCACTCCACCCGGGGCCGCGCCCGGCTGCTCGCCGAGATGCTGCGCGGCGCGGAGGGCGCGATCCCGGACGGCTGGCGCTCACCGGAGGTCAGGGAGGCGCTGGACCTCTGCCTCGGCTGCAAGGGCTGCGCCGGCGACTGCCCGGTCCACGTCGACATGGCCACCTACCGGACCGAGTTCCTGTACCAGCACTACCGGCACCGCCCCAGGCCCCTGTCGCACTACTCGATGGGGTGGCTGCCGCTCTGGCTGCGGGCCGTCGCACTCGCCCCCGGCGCGGCCAACCTGATCGCCCGGTCCGCCGCCGCCGGCCCGCTGAAGCGGCTCGGCGGGGTGGACCGGCGCCGACCGGTCCCGGTGTTCCCGCCCGAGACCTTCACCCGCTGGTACCGCCGTCACCGCGCCACGCACCCGGCCCAGGCCGGCGCCCGCCCCGTCCTGCTCTGGCCGGACACCTTCTCCGACCACCTCCAGCCGAACGTGCTGCGCGCCGCCGTCGAGGTGCTCTCCCACCTGGGCTTCGACGTCCGGCTGCCGGACGGCCCCGTCTGCTGCGGGCTCACCTGGTACTCCAGCGGCCAGCTGGGCACCGCCCGGCGGGTGATGCGACGCAGCCTGCGCGCGCTCGCCGCCACCGGGCTGCCCGCCGACACCCCGGTGGTCGGCCTGGACCCGAGCTGCACCGCCACCCTGCGCGAGGACCTGCCCCGGCTGCTCGGCGCCGACGGCCGCCCGCTCGCCGAACGGACGCGCACCTTCGCCGAGTTCATCGACCAGTACGCGCCGGACGCCCCGCTCCCCCGGCTCCCGCTGGACGCCGTCACCCAGACCCACTGCCACCAGCACGCCGTCCTCGGCACCGCCGCCGACCGCCGGGTGGAGGCCCGCACCGGTCTGCGCAACCGCGTCCTCGACTCCGGCTGCTGCGGGCTGGCCGGCAGCTTCGGCTTCGAGCGGGGCCACTTCGAGGTGTCCGTGACGATCGCCGAACGCGTGCTGCTGCCCGAGCTGCGAGCGGCGGCCCCGGACACCGTCGTGCTGGCCGACGGCTTCAGCTGCCGCACGCAGATCGCCCACCTGGCCGAGGGCCGCCAGGCCCTCCACCTCGCCGAACTGCTGCAGCGGGGCCTCCGGGAGCAGCGCTGA
- a CDS encoding CBS domain-containing protein, translating into MTRASDIMHPGAACVGEHETLASAARIMRERDVGALPICGERQKLLGIVTDRDIVLKCVAEGRDPEQVTAGEIAQGRPMTVEADEDAEQVLRMMEQYRVRRLPVINHPEHEVVGMISEADIARGLPQARLAEFVSAVCAEEPPRSTEVQEPQAV; encoded by the coding sequence ATGACCAGAGCCAGCGACATCATGCACCCGGGCGCGGCGTGCGTGGGTGAGCACGAGACCCTCGCCTCCGCCGCCCGGATCATGCGGGAACGCGACGTCGGGGCGTTGCCCATCTGCGGTGAGCGGCAGAAGCTGCTCGGCATCGTGACCGACCGCGACATCGTGCTGAAGTGCGTCGCCGAGGGCCGCGACCCCGAACAGGTGACGGCGGGCGAGATCGCCCAGGGCCGGCCGATGACGGTGGAGGCGGACGAGGACGCCGAGCAGGTGCTGCGGATGATGGAGCAGTACCGGGTGCGCCGGCTCCCGGTGATCAACCACCCGGAGCACGAGGTGGTCGGGATGATCAGCGAGGCGGACATCGCGCGCGGCTTGCCGCAGGCCCGGCTGGCGGAGTTCGTCTCGGCGGTCTGCGCGGAGGAGCCGCCGCGGTCGACGGAGGTGCAGGAGCCGCAGGCGGTCTAG
- a CDS encoding slipin family protein — protein MLIFDAVLAAVVLVAVWAGLSVRVVQQFQRGVVFRFGRVREQVQGPGLVRLMPVADRLRKVNVQIVTMPIPAQEGITRDNVTVRVDAVVYFRVEDPVKATVNVQDYNFAISQVAQTSLRSIIGKSELDDLLANREPINQGLELMIDSPALGWGIEIDRVEIKDVALPESMKRSMSRQAEAERERRARIITADGEYQASARLSEAAAVMSATPAALQLRLLQTVVEVAAEKNSTLVLPFPVELLRFLDSAAEVNRRTAGDGGEQAGAEPPPAEPPRLPEVEQLELPPLEEVLEQSPVGRLNGPDHPAPGPVAAPPGPDHDGGTGVAGTSGGRS, from the coding sequence ATGCTGATATTCGATGCGGTGCTGGCGGCCGTCGTACTGGTGGCCGTGTGGGCCGGGCTGAGCGTCCGGGTCGTGCAGCAGTTCCAGCGGGGCGTGGTGTTCCGCTTCGGCCGGGTTCGCGAGCAGGTGCAGGGCCCCGGGCTGGTGCGGCTGATGCCGGTGGCGGACCGGCTGCGCAAGGTGAACGTCCAGATCGTGACGATGCCGATCCCCGCCCAGGAGGGCATCACCCGCGACAACGTGACCGTCCGGGTGGACGCGGTCGTCTACTTCCGGGTGGAGGACCCGGTGAAGGCGACCGTCAACGTGCAGGACTACAACTTCGCCATCTCGCAGGTCGCCCAGACCTCGCTGCGCTCAATCATCGGCAAGAGCGAGCTGGACGACCTGCTGGCCAACCGGGAGCCGATCAACCAGGGACTGGAGCTGATGATCGACAGCCCGGCGCTGGGCTGGGGCATCGAGATCGACCGGGTCGAGATCAAGGACGTCGCCCTGCCGGAGTCGATGAAGCGCTCGATGTCCCGGCAGGCGGAGGCCGAGCGGGAGCGCCGGGCGAGGATCATCACGGCGGACGGCGAGTACCAGGCCTCGGCGCGGCTGTCGGAGGCCGCGGCGGTGATGAGCGCGACTCCGGCGGCGCTCCAACTGAGGCTGCTGCAGACCGTGGTGGAGGTGGCGGCGGAGAAGAACTCGACGCTGGTGCTGCCGTTCCCGGTCGAGCTGCTGCGGTTCCTGGACAGCGCGGCGGAGGTGAACCGCAGGACGGCGGGCGACGGCGGCGAGCAGGCGGGCGCGGAGCCGCCACCGGCCGAACCGCCGCGGCTTCCGGAGGTGGAGCAGCTCGAACTGCCGCCGCTGGAGGAGGTGCTGGAGCAGTCGCCGGTGGGCCGGCTGAACGGCCCCGACCACCCCGCGCCGGGCCCGGTGGCGGCGCCCCCGGGCCCGGACCACGATGGAGGGACGGGAGTGGCAGGCACGTCAGGAGGCCGATCATGA
- a CDS encoding uracil-DNA glycosylase, whose translation MSQPAADGPATDPEDPGHPVAAAARTATVSALDAVVTGCRACPRLVEWREATARTKRRAYLDWDYWGRPIPGFGPPDAPLVLVGLAPAAHGGNRTGRIFTGDPSGDLLYATLHALGLANRAESVRHGDGLRLHGVRITDPVRCAPPDNKPTTAERDTCRPWITRELELLRPTVRTVVALGGFAWQALLPAVAAAGWRVPRPRPVFGHGARVALPAADGGPPLELYGCYHVSPRNTNTGRLSTVMLRELLREAARSAGLDPLPERPVAGGEP comes from the coding sequence ATGTCCCAGCCCGCAGCCGACGGCCCGGCCACCGACCCCGAGGACCCGGGCCACCCCGTCGCGGCCGCCGCCCGCACGGCCACGGTCTCCGCGCTGGACGCCGTCGTCACCGGTTGCCGCGCCTGTCCCCGCCTGGTCGAGTGGCGCGAGGCGACGGCCCGCACCAAGCGCCGCGCCTACCTGGACTGGGACTACTGGGGCCGCCCGATCCCCGGCTTCGGCCCGCCCGACGCGCCGCTGGTCCTGGTCGGCCTCGCCCCCGCCGCGCACGGCGGCAACCGCACCGGCCGGATCTTCACCGGCGACCCGTCCGGCGACCTGCTCTACGCCACGCTCCACGCGCTCGGGCTGGCGAACCGCGCCGAGTCCGTCCGGCACGGGGACGGCCTGCGCCTGCACGGCGTCCGGATCACCGACCCGGTGCGCTGCGCGCCGCCCGACAACAAGCCGACCACCGCCGAACGGGACACCTGCCGCCCGTGGATCACCCGCGAGCTGGAGCTGCTGCGGCCGACCGTGCGGACCGTCGTGGCGCTCGGCGGCTTCGCCTGGCAGGCGCTGCTCCCGGCGGTCGCCGCCGCCGGCTGGCGGGTGCCCCGGCCCCGGCCGGTCTTCGGCCACGGCGCCCGGGTCGCCCTGCCGGCCGCCGACGGCGGACCGCCGCTGGAGCTGTACGGGTGCTACCACGTCAGCCCGCGCAACACGAACACCGGCCGGCTGAGCACCGTCATGCTGCGCGAGCTGCTCCGCGAGGCCGCCCGTTCGGCCGGTCTGGACCCCCTCCCGGAGCGCCCGGTCGCCGGTGGGGAGCCGTAG